Proteins found in one Mucilaginibacter gracilis genomic segment:
- a CDS encoding leucine--tRNA ligase, translating into MDYQFKDIEKKWQQFWAANQTFKADSQSSKPKYYVLDMFPYPSGAGLHVGHPLGYIASDIFARYKRLKGFNVLHPMGYDSFGLPAEQYAIQTGQHPAITTEDNIATYRRQLDQIGFSFDWSREVRTSSPDYYKWTQWIFMQLFNSWYNKDADKAQSIDLLAEHFEQNGSKGINAVSDDDTASFTAEEWKALSHDEKQTELLKYRLTYLRESTVNWCAALGTVLANDEVKDGFSERGGYPVEQKKMMQWSMRITAYAERLLQGLDKIDWPDPLKEMQRNWIGKSVGAMVKFQLEDTVPKTQDSRLNATFLEVFTTRVDTIFGVTTIVIAPEHELVQALTTPEQKAEIDACIAQTKKKSELDRMADTKTISGAFTGSYVINPLNGAKVPIWIADYVLAGYGTGCVMGVPSGDQRDYLFAKHFNLPIIPIIDIQNIETEADPTKEGKYINSDFINGLGYKEATAAVIAKLEEIGAGYAKINYRMRDAIFGRQRYWGEPVPVYFKDGLPYLIEESELPLILPEVDKYLPTESGEPPLARAEGWKYSAPSKSYEYELSTMPGWAGSSWYWYRYMDAQNPNEFASKEAIAYWKDVDLYIGGSEHATGHLLYSRFWNKFLKDIGLVVEEEPFKKLINQGMIQGVSAFVYGFGVGVSIANGSEGPAAIMRGYDGPDKYIIPKSSYDKAIIGEYDDLTSKLIQHSLNKARSFGLDASFDREMSAIAPLHINIDLVNSLTNELDVEEFKKSDRFRALHIKGIELDENGKYICLREVEKMSKSKLNVVNPDLIIERYGADTLRMYEMFLGPLEQSKPWNTNGIEGVFKFLRKFWRLFHNEAWEFKVSDAEPTKAELKSLHKIIRKVEEDIDRFSFNTSVSSFMIAVNELTDLKCNNRSILQNMVVILSPYAPHICEELWTLLGNEAGTLSYADYPKFNAEYLVENEFAYPISFNGKTKMNLSISLSLETGEVESIVLNNADVQKYLDGKPLKKIIVVKGRIINLVI; encoded by the coding sequence ATGGATTACCAATTTAAAGACATCGAGAAAAAATGGCAGCAGTTTTGGGCCGCCAATCAAACTTTTAAGGCCGATAGCCAATCGTCAAAACCCAAGTATTATGTGCTTGATATGTTCCCTTACCCATCGGGGGCGGGCTTGCATGTTGGCCACCCGCTGGGTTACATCGCTTCCGATATTTTTGCGCGTTATAAACGTTTAAAGGGTTTTAATGTGTTGCACCCTATGGGTTACGATTCGTTTGGGCTACCTGCCGAACAATATGCCATACAAACCGGCCAGCACCCGGCCATTACTACCGAAGATAACATTGCCACCTATCGCCGCCAACTGGACCAGATAGGTTTCTCGTTCGACTGGAGCCGCGAAGTGCGCACCAGTTCGCCGGATTATTATAAGTGGACTCAGTGGATTTTTATGCAACTGTTTAACAGTTGGTATAATAAGGATGCCGATAAAGCACAATCAATTGATTTATTGGCGGAGCATTTTGAACAAAATGGATCGAAAGGTATCAATGCGGTTAGCGATGATGATACCGCCAGCTTTACAGCAGAGGAATGGAAAGCATTGAGCCATGATGAAAAACAAACCGAGTTATTAAAATATCGCCTTACCTACCTTCGCGAAAGCACAGTTAACTGGTGCGCTGCCTTAGGTACCGTATTGGCTAACGACGAGGTGAAAGACGGTTTTAGCGAGCGCGGCGGCTACCCTGTTGAGCAAAAAAAGATGATGCAGTGGAGTATGCGCATTACTGCCTATGCCGAACGCTTATTACAGGGCCTGGACAAAATTGACTGGCCAGACCCACTGAAAGAAATGCAACGCAACTGGATAGGCAAAAGCGTTGGCGCGATGGTGAAATTTCAGTTAGAAGACACAGTACCAAAAACTCAAGACTCAAGACTCAACGCTACGTTTTTAGAAGTTTTCACCACCCGTGTTGATACTATTTTTGGGGTAACTACCATTGTTATTGCACCGGAGCATGAGTTGGTACAGGCATTAACTACGCCCGAGCAAAAGGCAGAAATTGATGCCTGCATTGCGCAAACCAAAAAGAAAAGCGAACTCGACCGTATGGCCGATACCAAAACCATATCGGGCGCATTTACGGGAAGCTACGTAATTAACCCGCTAAACGGTGCTAAAGTACCCATTTGGATTGCCGATTATGTTTTGGCGGGCTATGGTACAGGTTGTGTTATGGGTGTGCCATCGGGCGATCAGCGAGATTATTTGTTTGCCAAACATTTTAATTTGCCCATTATTCCGATCATCGATATTCAGAATATTGAAACCGAGGCCGACCCAACCAAGGAAGGTAAATACATTAATTCGGACTTTATAAATGGCTTAGGCTACAAAGAAGCTACCGCCGCCGTAATTGCCAAACTGGAAGAAATTGGCGCAGGTTACGCCAAAATAAACTACCGCATGCGCGATGCCATTTTTGGCCGCCAACGTTACTGGGGTGAGCCCGTACCCGTTTATTTTAAAGACGGCTTACCGTATTTAATAGAGGAAAGCGAACTACCCCTGATACTACCCGAAGTTGATAAATACCTGCCAACCGAAAGCGGCGAACCACCTTTGGCAAGGGCCGAGGGTTGGAAGTACAGTGCCCCCTCTAAATCTTACGAATACGAGCTTTCGACTATGCCCGGCTGGGCGGGTTCAAGCTGGTACTGGTACCGCTACATGGATGCGCAAAACCCTAACGAGTTTGCAAGCAAAGAAGCCATAGCTTATTGGAAAGATGTTGACTTATACATAGGTGGAAGCGAGCACGCCACCGGCCACTTATTATACAGCCGCTTTTGGAATAAATTTTTGAAGGACATTGGTTTGGTTGTTGAAGAAGAACCTTTCAAGAAGCTGATTAACCAAGGGATGATACAGGGTGTTAGTGCTTTTGTATATGGATTTGGTGTTGGTGTATCAATTGCAAATGGTTCAGAAGGGCCGGCAGCAATAATGAGAGGTTATGATGGACCAGATAAATATATAATTCCTAAATCTTCTTACGACAAAGCAATTATTGGAGAGTATGATGATTTGACTTCTAAACTAATACAACATAGTTTAAATAAAGCTCGCAGTTTTGGCTTAGATGCATCATTTGATAGGGAAATGTCAGCCATAGCGCCTTTACATATAAATATAGATTTGGTAAATTCATTAACAAATGAGTTAGATGTAGAAGAATTTAAAAAAAGTGATAGATTTAGAGCATTACATATCAAAGGAATAGAGCTTGACGAGAATGGCAAATACATTTGCTTGCGTGAAGTTGAGAAAATGTCGAAATCGAAGTTGAACGTCGTTAACCCTGATTTAATTATTGAGCGTTACGGTGCCGATACCCTGCGCATGTACGAAATGTTTTTGGGCCCGCTTGAGCAGAGTAAACCCTGGAACACCAATGGCATTGAGGGCGTGTTTAAATTTTTACGCAAGTTTTGGCGTTTGTTCCATAACGAGGCATGGGAGTTTAAGGTGTCGGATGCTGAGCCAACCAAGGCCGAGTTAAAATCGTTGCACAAAATTATCCGCAAGGTTGAGGAAGATATTGACAGGTTTTCGTTCAATACTTCGGTATCAAGCTTTATGATTGCCGTTAACGAGTTAACCGATTTAAAGTGTAACAACCGTTCTATTCTGCAAAATATGGTGGTGATATTATCGCCATACGCGCCCCACATTTGCGAAGAATTGTGGACCTTGTTAGGTAACGAGGCAGGCACACTATCATACGCGGACTACCCTAAATTTAATGCCGAGTATCTGGTTGAAAACGAGTTTGCTTACCCTATTTCCTTTAACGGCAAAACCAAAATGAATTTAAGCATTTCTCTGTCTCTTGAAACCGGCGAGGTTGAAAGTATAGTACTCAACAATGCCGACGTTCAAAAATACCTGGATGGTAAGCCGCTTAAAAAAATCATTGTTGTAAAAGGCCGTATTATTAACCTGGTTATCTAA